From a single Drosophila sulfurigaster albostrigata strain 15112-1811.04 chromosome 3, ASM2355843v2, whole genome shotgun sequence genomic region:
- the LOC133844079 gene encoding putative sodium-coupled neutral amino acid transporter 10 isoform X2, which produces MFSHSGHVMTLANSIIGVGILAMPFCFQKCGIILSIVLLVLSNWITRICCHYLIKTSLLTRRKSFELLGLHAFGTSGKLLAELCIIGYLIGTCITYFVVVGDLGPQIVCKLFSLDIAEHDHLRTVVMIAITICCIVPLGMLRNVDSLSAVCTASIGFYVCLMLKIVLESESHIVANDWTEKVLYWEPAGVLQCLPIFSMALSCQMQLFEVFDSINNQSLDKLNGIVRNATWICTLVYISVGFFGYVAYCQHTFSGNILINLSPSFGSDIIKIGFVLSIAFSFPLVIFPCRASIYSLLYRKGHVENSSYIPERRFRFITLFIVVFSLCVALVIPSVELIIGLVGSTIGVAICIMFPASSFRKIIKKESTERTLAQFVFVSGFCLMILGTYANLNAIDAQSSGPQFDGVQMVTPLTPNVKPPPALDIKLQNSEILKHLVKEPNEAAVKKVLENLDDGKRVVNAESVKIAEKPIVESASSDNPPMPPLPVDESHSKDTKDEPPLAKVENAAKIDAKPEQIKEADAVEKKSLVVEKVKDGVAAVPEPEKPKPPPELPVAAQQTIDGAAIKKEEEITAEEQKDNKRNADELRETQKELKEKMQQLERTVDELNVELAKQKPQNENTMKLLERSMDKLNDELAKQNPDNPKPLVVNELAEALNKVKETNRQEEELKKVEQPQSQPQQLEAQPQPQPQPKPQPQPQPQPQEANPVVKERKPVSLMEMLTENAHAREEQEAHAGVFEPLSYKTGELLKNGTANVAPSLVQRLPLPLVLLANATRTKANNTLAADAQANKSSDVVNVEAIRRELLQVKEQQITTASPMTRIKRDVDGNENCLPEPKLNEVNNGVSLQIENMGRELKSIQDEDEDTTSTTTTPSSETNTKLEKS; this is translated from the exons ATGTTCTCTCATTCGGGTCATGTTATGACGCTGGCCAATAGCATCATTGGCGTGGGCATTTTGGCCATGCCGTTCTGCTTCCAAAAGTGCGGCATCATACTGTCTATTGTGCTGCTGGTGCTCAGCAATTGGATAACTCGCATTTGCTGTCACTATCTGATCAAAACATCGCTGCTGACACGTCGCAAAAGTTTCGAACTTCTGGGTCTCCACGCATTCGGCACATCCGGCAAACTATTAGCAGAACTCTGTATAATTGGTTACCTTATCGGTACATGTATAACGTATTTCGTTGTTGTCGGCGACCTGGGaccacaaattgtttgcaagcTATTTTCGCTAGATATCGCCGAACACGATCACTTGCGCACAGTCGTTATGATAGCTATAACTATCTGTTGCATTGTTCCATTAGGCATGCTACGTAATGTGGACAGCTTATCGGCTGTGTGCACCGCTTCCATTGGTTTCTACGTGTGTCTCATGCTTAAGATTGTGCTGGAATCGGAGTCGCATATTGTGGCCAATGATTGGACTGAGAAAGTTCTCTACTGGGAACCTGCTGGAGTGCTACAATGTTTGCCCATCTTCAGCATGGCTCTATCGTGTCAAAt GCAGCTCTTTGAAGTCTTTGATAGCATCAACAATCAGAGTCTGGATAAGTTGAATGGCATTGTTCGCAATGCTACTTGGATTTGTACCTTAGTCTATATATCTGTTGGATTCTTTGGCTATGTGGCTTACTGTCAGCATACGTTTTCCG GCAACATTTTGATTAACTTATCGCCCTCATTCGGTAGCGATATCATTAAAATTGGTTTTGTACTCTCAATTGCATTCAGTTTTCCGCTGGTTATTTTCCCCTGCCGTGCGAGCATCTACTCTCTGTTGTACCGGAAG GGACACGTGGAGAACAGCAGTTATATACCAGAGCGTCGCTTTCGGTTTATTACGCTCTTCATTGTGGTCTTCTCACTATGTGTTGCGCTGGTGATTCCATCGGTGGAGCTGATCATTGGATTGGTTGGATCCACAATTGGCGTGGCCATTTGCATCATGTTTCCAGCATCCAGTTTTAGAAAGATCATCAAGAAGGAATCGACGGAACGCACCTTAgctcaatttgtatttgtgagCGGCTTTTGCCTCATGATACTCGGCACCTATGCGAATCTGAATGCCATCGATGCCCAGAGCTCGGGCCCTCAATTTGATGGTGTTCAAATGGTTACACCACTAACACCCAACGTAAAACCACCGCCAGCACTAgacataaaattgcaaaactcCGAGATTTTAAAACACTTAGTTAAAGAACCCAACGAAGCAGCTGTTAAAAAAGTATTAGAAAATCTTGATGATGGCAAACGTGTAGTTAACGCTGAAAGCGTTAAAATTGCAGAGAAGCCAATTGTAGAAAGTGCTTCGTCAGATAACCCACCGATGCCTCCGCTGCCTGTAGACGAATCACATTCGAAAGATACGAAAGACGAACCACCTTTGGCCAAGGTAGAAAACGCGGCCAAGATCGATGCAAAACCTGAACAAATAAAAGAAGCTGACGCAGTTGAGAAGAAAAGCTTGGTAgttgaaaaagtaaaagatgGTGTTGCTGCAGTTCCTGAACCCGAGAAGCCAAAACCGCCTCCGGAATTGCCAGTAGCTGCACAGCAAACGATTGATGGTGCTGCCATCAAAAAGGAAGAGGAAATAACAGCCGAGGAGCAAAAGgacaataaaagaaatgcaGACGAACTGCGTGAAACACAAAAGGAACTCAAGGAGAAAATGCAACAATTGGAACGCACCGTGGATGAGTTGAATGTGGAGTTGGCCAAGCAAAAGCCACAGAATGAAAATACCATGAAATTACTCGAACGCAGCATGGACAAGCTGAATGATGAGTTGGCCAAACAGAACCCTGACAATCCAAAGCCCTTGGTTGTCAATGAACTTGCCGAGGCGTTGAACAAAGTCAAGGAAACCAATCGTCAAGAGGAAGAACTTAAGAAGGTTGAGCAACCGCAgtcacagccacaacaactaGAGGCACAACCGCAGCCTCAACCTCAACCAAAACCTCAACCACAACCTCAACCACAGCCACAAGAAGCTAACCCCGTAGTCAAGGAACGTAAGCCGGTTTCATTGATGGAAATGCTAACAGAGAATGCGCACGCACGTGAGGAGCAGGAGGCGCATGCCGGCGTCTTTGAGCCGCTCTCCTACAAAACGGGAGAGCTGCTTAAGAATGGAACTGCGAACGTGGCGCCATCGCTAGTTCAACGATTGCCTCTTCCACTTGTGCTACTGGCGAATGCCACTCggacaaaagcaaacaacactTTGGCAGCAGATGCCCAGGCCAACAAATCTAGCGATGTTGTCAATGTGGAAGCCATTCGGCGAGAGCTGTTGCAAGTAAAGGAGCAACAGATTACGACTGCCTCTCCCATGACTCGCATTAAACGCGATGTGGACGGCAACGAGAACTGTCTTCCTGAGCCCAAGCTCAATGAGGTGAACAACGGAGTTAGTTTACAAATCGAAAATATGGGACGCGAACTAAAGTCCATACaggatgaagatgaagacACAAcatcgacgacaacaacgCCGTCCTCCGAAACCAACACAAAACTTGAAAAGAGTTAG
- the LOC133844079 gene encoding putative sodium-coupled neutral amino acid transporter 10 isoform X1, with protein sequence MFSHSGHVMTLANSIIGVGILAMPFCFQKCGIILSIVLLVLSNWITRICCHYLIKTSLLTRRKSFELLGLHAFGTSGKLLAELCIIGYLIGTCITYFVVVGDLGPQIVCKLFSLDIAEHDHLRTVVMIAITICCIVPLGMLRNVDSLSAVCTASIGFYVCLMLKIVLESESHIVANDWTEKVLYWEPAGVLQCLPIFSMALSCQMQLFEVFDSINNQSLDKLNGIVRNATWICTLVYISVGFFGYVAYCQHTFSGNILINLSPSFGSDIIKIGFVLSIAFSFPLVIFPCRASIYSLLYRKQGHVENSSYIPERRFRFITLFIVVFSLCVALVIPSVELIIGLVGSTIGVAICIMFPASSFRKIIKKESTERTLAQFVFVSGFCLMILGTYANLNAIDAQSSGPQFDGVQMVTPLTPNVKPPPALDIKLQNSEILKHLVKEPNEAAVKKVLENLDDGKRVVNAESVKIAEKPIVESASSDNPPMPPLPVDESHSKDTKDEPPLAKVENAAKIDAKPEQIKEADAVEKKSLVVEKVKDGVAAVPEPEKPKPPPELPVAAQQTIDGAAIKKEEEITAEEQKDNKRNADELRETQKELKEKMQQLERTVDELNVELAKQKPQNENTMKLLERSMDKLNDELAKQNPDNPKPLVVNELAEALNKVKETNRQEEELKKVEQPQSQPQQLEAQPQPQPQPKPQPQPQPQPQEANPVVKERKPVSLMEMLTENAHAREEQEAHAGVFEPLSYKTGELLKNGTANVAPSLVQRLPLPLVLLANATRTKANNTLAADAQANKSSDVVNVEAIRRELLQVKEQQITTASPMTRIKRDVDGNENCLPEPKLNEVNNGVSLQIENMGRELKSIQDEDEDTTSTTTTPSSETNTKLEKS encoded by the exons ATGTTCTCTCATTCGGGTCATGTTATGACGCTGGCCAATAGCATCATTGGCGTGGGCATTTTGGCCATGCCGTTCTGCTTCCAAAAGTGCGGCATCATACTGTCTATTGTGCTGCTGGTGCTCAGCAATTGGATAACTCGCATTTGCTGTCACTATCTGATCAAAACATCGCTGCTGACACGTCGCAAAAGTTTCGAACTTCTGGGTCTCCACGCATTCGGCACATCCGGCAAACTATTAGCAGAACTCTGTATAATTGGTTACCTTATCGGTACATGTATAACGTATTTCGTTGTTGTCGGCGACCTGGGaccacaaattgtttgcaagcTATTTTCGCTAGATATCGCCGAACACGATCACTTGCGCACAGTCGTTATGATAGCTATAACTATCTGTTGCATTGTTCCATTAGGCATGCTACGTAATGTGGACAGCTTATCGGCTGTGTGCACCGCTTCCATTGGTTTCTACGTGTGTCTCATGCTTAAGATTGTGCTGGAATCGGAGTCGCATATTGTGGCCAATGATTGGACTGAGAAAGTTCTCTACTGGGAACCTGCTGGAGTGCTACAATGTTTGCCCATCTTCAGCATGGCTCTATCGTGTCAAAt GCAGCTCTTTGAAGTCTTTGATAGCATCAACAATCAGAGTCTGGATAAGTTGAATGGCATTGTTCGCAATGCTACTTGGATTTGTACCTTAGTCTATATATCTGTTGGATTCTTTGGCTATGTGGCTTACTGTCAGCATACGTTTTCCG GCAACATTTTGATTAACTTATCGCCCTCATTCGGTAGCGATATCATTAAAATTGGTTTTGTACTCTCAATTGCATTCAGTTTTCCGCTGGTTATTTTCCCCTGCCGTGCGAGCATCTACTCTCTGTTGTACCGGAAG CAGGGACACGTGGAGAACAGCAGTTATATACCAGAGCGTCGCTTTCGGTTTATTACGCTCTTCATTGTGGTCTTCTCACTATGTGTTGCGCTGGTGATTCCATCGGTGGAGCTGATCATTGGATTGGTTGGATCCACAATTGGCGTGGCCATTTGCATCATGTTTCCAGCATCCAGTTTTAGAAAGATCATCAAGAAGGAATCGACGGAACGCACCTTAgctcaatttgtatttgtgagCGGCTTTTGCCTCATGATACTCGGCACCTATGCGAATCTGAATGCCATCGATGCCCAGAGCTCGGGCCCTCAATTTGATGGTGTTCAAATGGTTACACCACTAACACCCAACGTAAAACCACCGCCAGCACTAgacataaaattgcaaaactcCGAGATTTTAAAACACTTAGTTAAAGAACCCAACGAAGCAGCTGTTAAAAAAGTATTAGAAAATCTTGATGATGGCAAACGTGTAGTTAACGCTGAAAGCGTTAAAATTGCAGAGAAGCCAATTGTAGAAAGTGCTTCGTCAGATAACCCACCGATGCCTCCGCTGCCTGTAGACGAATCACATTCGAAAGATACGAAAGACGAACCACCTTTGGCCAAGGTAGAAAACGCGGCCAAGATCGATGCAAAACCTGAACAAATAAAAGAAGCTGACGCAGTTGAGAAGAAAAGCTTGGTAgttgaaaaagtaaaagatgGTGTTGCTGCAGTTCCTGAACCCGAGAAGCCAAAACCGCCTCCGGAATTGCCAGTAGCTGCACAGCAAACGATTGATGGTGCTGCCATCAAAAAGGAAGAGGAAATAACAGCCGAGGAGCAAAAGgacaataaaagaaatgcaGACGAACTGCGTGAAACACAAAAGGAACTCAAGGAGAAAATGCAACAATTGGAACGCACCGTGGATGAGTTGAATGTGGAGTTGGCCAAGCAAAAGCCACAGAATGAAAATACCATGAAATTACTCGAACGCAGCATGGACAAGCTGAATGATGAGTTGGCCAAACAGAACCCTGACAATCCAAAGCCCTTGGTTGTCAATGAACTTGCCGAGGCGTTGAACAAAGTCAAGGAAACCAATCGTCAAGAGGAAGAACTTAAGAAGGTTGAGCAACCGCAgtcacagccacaacaactaGAGGCACAACCGCAGCCTCAACCTCAACCAAAACCTCAACCACAACCTCAACCACAGCCACAAGAAGCTAACCCCGTAGTCAAGGAACGTAAGCCGGTTTCATTGATGGAAATGCTAACAGAGAATGCGCACGCACGTGAGGAGCAGGAGGCGCATGCCGGCGTCTTTGAGCCGCTCTCCTACAAAACGGGAGAGCTGCTTAAGAATGGAACTGCGAACGTGGCGCCATCGCTAGTTCAACGATTGCCTCTTCCACTTGTGCTACTGGCGAATGCCACTCggacaaaagcaaacaacactTTGGCAGCAGATGCCCAGGCCAACAAATCTAGCGATGTTGTCAATGTGGAAGCCATTCGGCGAGAGCTGTTGCAAGTAAAGGAGCAACAGATTACGACTGCCTCTCCCATGACTCGCATTAAACGCGATGTGGACGGCAACGAGAACTGTCTTCCTGAGCCCAAGCTCAATGAGGTGAACAACGGAGTTAGTTTACAAATCGAAAATATGGGACGCGAACTAAAGTCCATACaggatgaagatgaagacACAAcatcgacgacaacaacgCCGTCCTCCGAAACCAACACAAAACTTGAAAAGAGTTAG
- the LOC133844082 gene encoding uncharacterized protein LOC133844082 has translation MADQVDETLKKKRTFKKFTYRGVDLDQLLDMPNNQLVELMHSRARRRFSRGLKRKPMALIKKLRKAKKEAPPNEKPEIVKTHLRNMIIVPEMTGSIIGVYNGKDFGQVEVKPEMIGHYLGEFALTYKPVKHGRPGIGATHSSRFIPLK, from the exons ATGGCCgat CAAGTTGATGAAACTCTTAAGAAGAAGCGTACCTTCAAGAAGTTCACCTACCGTGGTGTGGACTTGGATCAGCTGTTGGATATGCCCAA CAACCAGCTGGTTGAGCTGATGCACAGCCGTGCCCGCAGGCGTTTCTCCCGCGGCCTGAAGCGCAAGCCGATGGCTCTGATCAAGAAGCTCCGCAAGGCCAAGAAGGAGGCTCCCCCAAATGAGAAGCCCGAGATTGTGAAGACTCATCTGAGGAACATGATCATCGTCCCCGAGATGACCGGCTCCATCATTGGCGTTTACAATGGCAAGGACTTCGGCCAG GTTGAAGTTAAGCCTGAAATGATTGGCCACTACTTGGGCGAATTCGCGTTGACCTACAAACCCGTCAAGCACGGTAGGCCCGGTATTGGTGCCACCCACAGCTCACGTTTTATTCCCCTCAAGTAA